In the Enterococcus rotai genome, GCCCCACTTTAACCCTGGATTACTAGAATCATACTTATTAGCGGGCTCTGTTGAATTACCCGCTTGATCGGCTACCCATTCGTAAGTCGCATCACTTGCGGTTGTTGAACTAACTGTTTGATAGGTTGAGAAAAAGGTCGTTGCATTTGTCCCCATGGTCAATTCTTTATTTTGAGCAACTGTAAAGTAATTAGTTGTTTTTATATTTGCTCCAAACACTAAAACATCTTTTTGAAACGTTGTTTGTTGTTTCTCTCCCCCAGATTCTACTGTTATTTCAAAAATTGCTTTGTACAGACCTATCGAATTCGTATTGATCGTTGTACTAGCCACACTCAATGGGATATCTTCTCCAGTTTGTGTATCCCAAGTTTTAATTTTTGCACTAGCTTTCACTGATTCTTGCAACTGCTCTGTTGTTTTATTCTGGATGTCACTCGGATACATAATAATTTTTCCATCTGTCGTACTTGTTTGGACAGCTACTCGATTATTTAATAATAATGTAGTATCTGTGTCTGTAATAGATACTGGAATAGGAACAAGAATACTTGTCTGTCCATGATTTTCTGTCACTTTTACGTATATTAGTTGAAAACCTGTTTCCGCACTACTAGGACTGATTTTTTCGCTGTCTGAATTCACATATTCATACAAAGCCCCTTCTTGTGGAGTTGGGATAATTAGTTCAGAAAAAAGTAAATTTCTATCTATTTCCGTATTTAAATCAGGAAATGCAGCTTTTTTTTTCAAAATCAGTGGTTTTGATGTTGCTTGTAATCCTGCATCATTTTTTACTGGATCTAGTGCTCTAATTGCCAAATTATTGATAGTATTTGCTTGATAAGTTTGTGCAATAATAGGATCAAACTTTTTATTCGAAATACCTACTACTATTAAACCCATTAAAGTAAAAATTACTTTTAACCAACTTTTTTTTGCCATTTTATTTCCATCTCCTTTCTTACTACTTTTCATTAAAAGTCTATTCATTGAAGCAATGATTTGAATTTTAGCCATCAATAATCAGATGTGTCCCTTTTTTCTTTTAATTTCTACTTCAAAATGAGGTGTAGAAATCTTTTTCTTGCTTTTTACTTCTCTACTTTACACTTTCTATGGTAATAGTAACTTCTCCATGATATTTCCCTAAAAGCGATACCTGACCTGCTTTAATATCTAACAAAAATCCATCTCCTGAATCTTTATTCCAATTTTTTTTCTCTGTGATATTATAGTTTCCTGGAGAATTATTTTTATGTTTTAGTATTTCTTTATTTTCATCTGTTAATAAAATTTCATCATTATTACTTTTATATTTAATTGCATTCGCTAAAATTGCTGTTTGTCCATTTTCTTTTTCTTTACTCGTTAATGGAACTGTAATCTTAGCATTCAATTTCCAGCCATTCGAATCCGAACGTGTATCCGCAATAACTAATGGTTTCGTAGTTTTCGAACGATATTTTTGCCTTGTTAAAGAGTGTGTTTGTTCCCCAAATTCAAATGTTTCTGGTATTGAGACGATAGCTAATGTGCCCACAAGGTTATATGTCACCACGTTGTTTTTTTCTTGTGCATCAATTTTTAATGTTTCGTTTTCAGGCCGATTAGGCAGTAAATAGTTTTTGTTAATAATAAGATTTAAAGTTGTGTCAACTGATTCGATTTCTGAAGTCTTAATTGTTGAACCAACATTCACTGTTTCTTTATACTCATCTGCTAAAGGATTTTTATTCTCATCCAAATAGCGAACAACTAACTGAGTAGTTGCTATAGGACTTATCTTAAAAACATTATTAGGATTATCCTCCGCACCATCAAGCACGACTCGATAATTCTTTCCGACTGAGTATTCGATAGTTGTTTCTTTTTTTGCAGTCCCTGTATATAGTAGCTGATCTGCATCATCATCGTAGATACTATAAGAATGTCCTTCATACAGTTCCTGCTTATTGCCAGTTGATCCTATCACCGCTTTTAAATTAAAATACCCTACATCTGAAGAATCAAAAGGTTTTATTATTGTCGTGGTCGCAGGAATTTTAAGTTCGTCATTCCCCTCTAGATATAGTCGAGAAGCATCATTTTGATCCACAAATGTCTGATTATATGTTTTATTTTTATTATCTGTTAAAAAATCAGGCACCACATTTGAATTATAAGTTATCTGTGTTTCTTCAAAGTTAATGGCTTTGATACCTGTACTGAAATTAGGAAGTTGTTCTATAAATTTGTTCTTAGACAAATTTAGTAGTTGCAATTTAGTTAATTTTGTCATCGACTCAGGTATACTTCCACTCAACTGATTATTACTTAAATCTAAAGTTTCTAAATTTGTCAGGTCCCCTAAACTTTCCGGAAGCCCTCCAGTTAAGTTATTTTCATTTATGATTAATTCTTTCAATTTCGTCAATTTTCCTATTTCTACTGGAATTGTATTAATTAACTTTTTATTTTTTAAACGAAGTGTCTCTAGATTAGTAAGCCAGTATATATTAGCAGGGATATGCTGTCCTTCGAACACGCCTTCTGCATCTGTATCAATTATCTTAATAGCTTTAAGAGCTGATTGATGTAGAGTTTTATCTATTTCTAA is a window encoding:
- a CDS encoding L-type lectin-domain containing protein codes for the protein MRFKKLLFNCLVLLGLASIIAVHKAALPIKAHTENLLQISKLANNLEPQGVPLDGIFQITKGSNSNIEGNTVVITKKRASQKGSIYSTEKNKLDLTKDFKSVMYLKIDGTADGIAFALHNEVGKTTSYLGEQGGGLGVYSGKFLRNSNGYYMNNPLKNSFVIEFDTYKNGDGYDSKVSASKDGDKGHVAYSFPGQQGNYIISTYYGGTITEQKHYGLQYPKDYGFSLGDNQWRRFTVDWKAFDKSNNGQIEYQLEGMPPVSATVPKSTFGVTSVYWGFAGSTGGLSEEAVVKFKSVPGLVNYEDALNVKYDEGNLVDSGSIVSGDSELLVSYSGTYKSGKQDMKNPAYEFTLNNNIEYIEDSFTINGQKVKPDYKNNVLSGKFSDLSDTNQSVEIKYKVKNLEAPEKYSVTIGSMINSDNYFQDEPTTISYEVQPTPFVMSADFDNQKWLINQINQQLSPLEIDKTLHQSALKAIKIIDTDAEGVFEGQHIPANIYWLTNLETLRLKNKKLINTIPVEIGKLTKLKELIINENNLTGGLPESLGDLTNLETLDLSNNQLSGSIPESMTKLTKLQLLNLSKNKFIEQLPNFSTGIKAINFEETQITYNSNVVPDFLTDNKNKTYNQTFVDQNDASRLYLEGNDELKIPATTTIIKPFDSSDVGYFNLKAVIGSTGNKQELYEGHSYSIYDDDADQLLYTGTAKKETTIEYSVGKNYRVVLDGAEDNPNNVFKISPIATTQLVVRYLDENKNPLADEYKETVNVGSTIKTSEIESVDTTLNLIINKNYLLPNRPENETLKIDAQEKNNVVTYNLVGTLAIVSIPETFEFGEQTHSLTRQKYRSKTTKPLVIADTRSDSNGWKLNAKITVPLTSKEKENGQTAILANAIKYKSNNDEILLTDENKEILKHKNNSPGNYNITEKKNWNKDSGDGFLLDIKAGQVSLLGKYHGEVTITIESVK